From Schizosaccharomyces pombe strain 972h- genome assembly, chromosome: II, the proteins below share one genomic window:
- the tma22 gene encoding mitochondrial translation initiation factor yields the protein MASQTIPKLKSVLYCDVCTLPVEYCEFEGTLKKCKEWLKSSHPDVYDKLYGEQDLSKDLENTLNVSGTKDSNAEEQPAKLTKEEKRVEREEAKRMASKVLIKTIERTKRKRVTTVQGLDAFGIETKKAAKMLANKFATGASVTKTADKKDEIVVQGDLNYDIFDFILEKFKEVPEDNIKIVEDTKSKKKQ from the exons ATGGCTTCACAAACCATCCCGAAGTTAAAATCAGTATTATACTGCGATGTTTGTACATTGCCCGTGGAA TACTGCGAATTTGAGGgcactttaaaaaaatgtaaagaaTGGCTTAAATCATCTCACCCGGACGTTTATGATAAATTGTACGGTGAGCAAGACTTAAGCAAAGACCTTGAAAACACTCTGAATGTTAGCGGAACTAAAGATTCTAATGCAGAAGAACAACCGGCAAAATTGACGAAGGAGGAAAAGCGCGTTGAGCGTGAAGAAGCCAAACGTATGGCATCCAAGGTTTTGATAAAAACCATTGAAAGAactaaaagaaagagagtCACCACAGTTCAAGGTCTTGACGCATTTGGGATCGAAACGAAAAAAGCTGCTAAGATGTTGGCCAACAAGTTCGCGACCGGAGCCAGTGTCACTAAAACAGCTGATAAGAAGGATGAAATTGTTGTACAGGGTGATTTGAATTATgatatatttgattttattttggaaaagttTAAAGAGGTTCCGGAAgacaatattaaaattgtCGAAGATACGAAATCTAAGAAGAAGCAGTaa